A genomic window from Prunus persica cultivar Lovell chromosome G2, Prunus_persica_NCBIv2, whole genome shotgun sequence includes:
- the LOC18785926 gene encoding probable serine/threonine-protein kinase At1g01540 translates to MSSSALSLKKKLLKPTSFFGVKLWVLLVIFIVLFTVLTLIVFLLCVIHYRRQKSYKSRFCFQNPIASKNPHNAYCSSSLDRRLLSLNLSEIGMNSGKLRQHHGQLFSDQLSSTQQASGRIQNSYVTDLESVSRYSPMVKDVWRGNKFTLGELEVATNGFSKENLIGNGDYGIVYHGILFDNTRVAVKRLVSDSFQVEDFIAEMEAIGFVRHKNLVKLLGYHIEKAYRLLVNEYVDNKNLQHWLHECSTQVSPLTWSIRVKIIQGIAKGLAYLHEDIEPKVLHRTLTSSNVLLDHQWDPKISDFGLAKLYNPEWGITIMESLGYIDPEYAATGDFTEESDVYSFGVLIMETISGRNPIDRSQPQPYLVDWLKSMVASQKIACVVDPKLPEKPSSKELKRVLLVAFRCVDPDLEHRPRMGEVIHMLEPRDLLLCDDQRLKKETY, encoded by the exons ATGTCCTCCAGTGCATTGTCTCTCAAGAAAAAGCTCTTGAAGCCAACCTCATTTTTTGGTGTCAAGTTATGGGTTTTGCTTGTAATCTTCATTGTTCTATTCACAGTTCTCACTCTTATAGTCTTCCTGCTCTGTGTCATCCATTACCGTCGTCAAAAATCCTACAAATCCCGTTTTTGCTTCCAAAATCCCATAGCTTCCAAAAATCCACACAATGCATATTGTAGTTCATCCCTTGATCGGAGGCTACTTTCGCTTAACCTTTCGGAAATTGGGATGAACAGCGGGAAGCTGCGGCAACATCATGGACAGCTGTTTTCAGATCAGCTGTCCTCTACTCAGCAGGCTAGTGGGAGAATCCAAAATAGTTATGTGACTGACTTGGAATCGGTTTCTAGGTACTCACCAATGGTGAAGGATGTGTGGAGGGGCAACAAGTTTACTCTGGGGGAGCTTGAGGTAGCAACAAACGGGTTTTCGAAAGAGAATCTGATTGGTAATGGAGATTATGGAATTGTTTATCATGGCATTCTGTTTGATAATACTCGTGTGGCAGTGAAGAGGCTTGTGAGTGACAG TTTCCAAGTCGAGGACTTCATAGCAGAAATGGAGGCAATCGGGTTTGTGAGACACAAAAATCTTGTCAAGTTGCTTGGATACCATATTGAAAAAGCATACAG ATTGCTCGTGAATGAGTATGTAGATAACAAAAATCTGCAGCATTGGCTTCATGAATGCTCCACTCAAGTCAGCCCTCTAACATGGAGCATTCGGGTGAAAATAATCCAAGGCATAGCAAAAGG ATTGGCCTACCTTCATGAGGATATTGAACCAAAAGTCCTACATAGAACACTAACATCTAGCAATGTACTGCTTGATCACCAGTGGGATCCTAAGATCTCAGATTTTGGCCTTGCTAAGCTTTACAATCCTGAGTGGGGGATCACTATAATGGAATCACTAGG TTACATTGATCCAGAATATGCTGCCACTGGTGATTTCACAGAGGAGTCCGATGTTTATAGTTTTGGGGTACTTATCATGGAGACCATATCTGGGAGGAACCCTATAGATCGAAGTCAACCGCAA CCATATCTAGTTGACTGGTTAAAGTCCATGGTTGCCAGTCAAAAAATTGCTTGTGTGGTGGATCCTAAGTTGCCAGAGAAGCCCTCTTCAAAGGAACTCAAAAGGGTACTTTTGGTTGCTTTTCGCTGCGTTGATCCCGATTTAGAACATAGGCCTAGAATGGGAGAAGTTATTCACATGCTTGAGCCACGTGACTTGCTACTCTGTGAT GATCAAAGGCTTAAGAAAGAAACTTATTAG
- the LOC109947519 gene encoding probable polygalacturonase yields the protein MSNLSGAIFFILGLFFLRAAECRTPANWGTVKYSALSCRKHSALLTDFGAVGDGKTSNTKAFKAAIHHLSQSASDGGAQLIVPPGKWLTGSFNLTSHFTLFLHKDAVILATQDESEWPLVSVLPSYGRGRDAAGGRFSSLIFGTNLTDVIITGNNGTIDGQGASWWKKFKAGQLNETRPYMIEIMYSNQIQISNLTLVNSPSWFVHPIYSSNITIQGLTILAPINSPNTDGIDPDSCSQTRIEDCFIVSGDDCIAVKSGWDQYGIKVGIPTEHLVIRRLTCISPDSATIALGSEMSGGIRDVRAEDITALSTQSSVRIKTAQGRGGYVKDIFVRRMTLKTMKYVFWMTGSYGSHPDPGFDPKALPLIQNINYKQIEAENVTYSARLEGIPNDHFKGICISNVTITLTEKPKKLQWNCTDIAGVTSNVTPKACDLLPEKKEVIDCPFPEDRLAIEDVKLVTCSASLPFF from the exons ATGTCCAAT CTTTCTGGAGCAATCTTTTTTATACTGGGATTGTTTTTCCTAAGAGCCGCAGAATGTAGAACACCAGCGAATTGGGGCACCGTCAAGTACTCTGCCCTTAGCTGTCGAAAGCACAGTGCTCTTTTAACTGATTTTGGAGCCGTTGGCGATGGCAAAACGTCCAACACAAAGGCCTTCAAGGCGGCCATTCATCATCTAAGCCAGAGTGCATCCGACGGCGGAGCACAGCTTATCGTGCCACCGGGGAAGTGGCTCACCGGGAGCTTCAACCTCACCAGCCATTTCACTCTTTTCCTCCACAAGGATGCTGTTATTCTTGCAACTCAG GATGAGTCAGAGTGGCCTCTTGTTTCAGTCCTGCCTTCATATGGGAGAGGCAGAGATGCCGCTGGTGGAAGGTTTAGCAGTCTCATTTTTGGAACAAACCTCACTGATGTCATAATTACCG GTAACAATGGAACCATCGATGGGCAAGGTGCTTCTTGGTGGAAAAAGTTCAAAGCAGGTCAATTGAATGAAACTCGACCCTACATGATTGAGATCATGTACTCTAATCAAATCCAAATATCAAATCTTACTTTGGTCAATTCTCCTTCTTGGTTTGTCCATCCCATATACAGCAG CAATATAACAATCCAAGGGCTCACTATCCTTGCACCAATTAACTCTCCTAACACAGATGGCATAGACCCAG ATTCATGCTCACAAACTAGAATTGAAGACTGCTTCATAGTCTCTGGGGATGACTGCATTGCAGTAAAAAGTGGATGGGACCAATACGGGATCAAAGTTGGGATCCCAACAGAGCACCTTGTGATCAGAAGACTTACCTGCATTTCACCTGACAGTGCTACCATTGCTCTAGGCAGTGAGATGTCCGGTGGAATTCGCGATGTTCGAGCTGAGGACATCACAGCCCTTAGCACTCAATCCAGTGTGAGGATAAAAACTGCCCAAGGAAGAGGAGGTTATGTGAAAGACATATTTGTGAGAAGAATGACCCTCAAGACTATGAAGTATGTTTTCTGGATGACTGGCTCTTATGGGTCTCACCCGGACCCTGGCTTTGATCCTAAGGCATTGCCTTTGATCCAGAACATCAACTACAAACAAATTGAGGCTGAGAATGTTACTTACTCTGCAAGGCTGGAGGGAATTCCTAATGATCATTTCAAGGGAATTTGCATTTCTAATGTGACTATCACACTGACTGAGAAGCCCAAGAAATTACAATGGAACTGTACCGATATTGCGGGAGTTACAAGCAACGTGACTCCAAAGGCATGCGATTTGTTGCCggagaagaaagaagtcaTCGATTGTCCTTTCCCAGAAGATAGATTGGCGATTGAAGATGTTAAGTTGGTGACATGTTCTGCCAGTCTCCCTTTCTTCTAA